A genomic stretch from Glaciecola nitratireducens FR1064 includes:
- a CDS encoding Do family serine endopeptidase, producing MNRYVTIPIRMLLIVLMPFSLATASIQENGIENLRQTSKAFADVSRSVSPSVVFIQVEGRKAVAPTFRFPFNDENWFGNDLFERFFGDRFDEYKSPRSPQNQREMIGQGSGFVFKVKEGLLKDKTYILTNNHVVENAEKITVVLQNDRKFYAQVVGVDPQSDVALIEINTSNIPAALLGDSSALEVGEWVIAIGSPFGLSHSLTVGVVSATGRTSLGINDYEDFIQTDAAINPGNSGGPLVNIDGEVIGMNTAIFSRNGGYMGIGFAIPINLVKSIGEQLMSKGEVIRGHLGIVVQELSDSLAKSFGITDNDGILVSQVMPDSPAAKAGLEQGDVITQFGGTAVTTVGKFRNLVALSKPNSKKNISVVRKGKDITLVVVVGSMQNDKATLSGNAVSREELGLVVENITSSLAEQYDVVQEKGVIVTAVEPGSVAALAGIEPGTIILQVNRKPISNVQEFSGMLNEALNKNAVEQSVLLLLLRGNIQQFLALNWKG from the coding sequence ATGAACAGATATGTAACTATACCGATTAGAATGTTGTTAATAGTGCTAATGCCTTTTAGTTTGGCAACAGCATCCATACAAGAAAATGGAATTGAAAACTTACGACAAACTAGCAAGGCATTTGCTGACGTATCAAGATCTGTATCGCCATCAGTGGTGTTTATTCAAGTAGAGGGAAGAAAAGCAGTAGCCCCGACGTTTCGATTTCCATTTAATGATGAAAACTGGTTTGGTAACGATTTGTTTGAGCGGTTTTTTGGTGACCGCTTTGACGAATATAAATCGCCTCGCTCGCCACAAAACCAGCGTGAAATGATAGGTCAAGGCTCAGGGTTTGTATTTAAAGTAAAAGAAGGTTTACTTAAAGACAAAACATATATCTTGACCAACAACCACGTTGTTGAAAATGCTGAAAAGATCACGGTAGTACTGCAAAACGATCGTAAATTTTATGCACAAGTCGTTGGTGTCGATCCGCAGTCAGATGTTGCTTTGATTGAAATTAATACGAGCAATATTCCAGCGGCTCTGTTAGGTGACTCTTCAGCATTAGAGGTTGGTGAATGGGTAATTGCAATTGGTAGCCCTTTTGGTTTAAGTCACAGCCTTACCGTAGGAGTCGTTAGTGCTACGGGACGAACTAGCTTGGGTATAAACGACTATGAAGACTTTATTCAAACCGATGCAGCAATCAACCCTGGTAATTCTGGTGGTCCTTTAGTCAATATTGATGGTGAAGTTATTGGTATGAATACCGCAATCTTTTCCCGTAATGGTGGCTACATGGGTATTGGTTTTGCGATCCCAATTAATTTAGTGAAGAGTATTGGTGAGCAGTTAATGAGTAAAGGAGAGGTCATTCGCGGTCATTTAGGGATTGTGGTACAGGAATTATCCGACTCGCTTGCTAAATCATTTGGAATAACAGATAACGACGGTATATTAGTTTCACAGGTTATGCCAGATTCGCCGGCGGCTAAAGCCGGTTTAGAACAAGGCGACGTGATTACCCAGTTTGGTGGAACAGCAGTAACTACGGTTGGTAAGTTTCGAAATTTAGTTGCGCTAAGCAAGCCTAATAGTAAAAAAAATATCTCAGTTGTACGTAAAGGGAAGGATATTACCTTGGTCGTAGTAGTGGGCTCTATGCAGAATGATAAAGCTACGCTTTCTGGAAATGCCGTTTCCAGAGAAGAGCTTGGGCTGGTTGTAGAAAATATTACTTCAAGTTTAGCGGAGCAATATGATGTTGTTCAGGAAAAAGGGGTTATTGTTACCGCTGTTGAACCAGGTTCAGTGGCGGCCTTGGCTGGTATTGAGCCCGGCACTATTATTTTACAGGTTAATCGTAAACCAATAAGTAATGTTCAGGAGTTCAGCGGAATGCTCAATGAAGCGCTTAACAAAAATGCTGTGGAGCAATCGGTTCTTCTTTTGTTACTTAGAGGAAACATACAGCAGTTTTTAGCGTTAAATTGGAAAGGCTAG
- a CDS encoding ankyrin repeat domain-containing protein has protein sequence MISKTQFILILLFAVIYLSTWNAAANSAKRIVDHSEAREERTRDLTLLRLVTINKVTQVQNLLKQGASANAATPDKNRRSALILATAAGNIDIVKALIDSGADIEYRDSAGLTALSWSVMRKRNRLTEYFLSEHANTNTLDNRSITPLMYAVGTGNIKMVEMLIESKAQLNAKSSHTRMTPLLIAVENNNAEMTRKLLDLNANVDGANDHGYTPLMAAAEAGYLEILKILIRYGADVKIQNLKGMTALNLAEKNNHSSIINFLQKQ, from the coding sequence TTGATTAGCAAAACACAATTTATTCTGATTTTGCTGTTTGCAGTCATATACCTTTCTACATGGAACGCAGCCGCAAATTCCGCAAAGAGAATAGTCGACCATAGTGAAGCGAGAGAGGAGCGGACTCGCGATCTCACATTACTGCGTTTGGTGACAATAAATAAGGTAACTCAAGTTCAAAATTTACTCAAACAAGGCGCCTCTGCTAATGCTGCAACGCCGGATAAAAACCGAAGAAGCGCACTGATTTTAGCGACGGCAGCTGGAAATATCGATATTGTTAAGGCACTTATAGATAGTGGTGCTGATATTGAGTACCGAGATAGTGCGGGACTGACGGCATTAAGTTGGTCCGTCATGCGCAAAAGAAATAGACTTACTGAATATTTCTTGTCTGAGCACGCGAATACCAACACGCTGGATAATAGAAGCATAACGCCTCTTATGTACGCCGTCGGAACAGGAAACATTAAGATGGTAGAAATGCTGATAGAGAGTAAGGCTCAGCTTAACGCTAAGTCATCGCATACTAGGATGACGCCGTTGTTAATTGCAGTGGAGAATAATAATGCCGAAATGACCCGAAAGTTACTTGATTTGAATGCTAACGTTGATGGTGCTAACGATCATGGATATACGCCCCTGATGGCTGCGGCTGAGGCAGGGTATCTAGAAATTTTAAAAATCCTCATTCGTTATGGTGCGGATGTGAAAATACAAAACTTAAAAGGAATGACCGCGCTAAATTTAGCCGAAAAGAACAACCACAGCTCGATTATCAATTTCCTACAAAAACAATAA
- a CDS encoding zinc ribbon-containing protein — MYINLNVNKGRVMKSKKNKSDLQASYQAMVDNVEDFVIKEGKTLQQAFHAAEEKLINAKDISKEKIQQASKELKNNLRLLSETAEGVGEAYKERIKFDLAYVNNSIWDKLQTIAKSNTVDLIEFSRALQNRAQTAVTESHLAAHQEHNEWHSDNAIWQDEVAYWTKENAQALKKLEEIEAILKQQSTLLTKHAKAIQAHSKKTEKHEESMKNVEQDFSSEVSKVKDEKQATKHLKERQVHAEQSESHYALKTHHFKVMAMISALHKELQKAD; from the coding sequence TTGTATATCAATTTAAATGTTAATAAGGGTCGCGTTATGAAAAGCAAAAAAAACAAATCAGATTTACAGGCAAGTTATCAAGCGATGGTTGATAACGTTGAAGACTTTGTGATTAAAGAAGGTAAAACCTTGCAACAGGCCTTTCACGCAGCAGAAGAGAAATTGATTAATGCTAAGGACATAAGCAAAGAAAAAATCCAACAAGCAAGTAAAGAATTAAAGAACAATTTACGCTTGTTAAGTGAAACTGCAGAGGGGGTTGGTGAAGCTTATAAGGAACGAATAAAATTTGACTTGGCTTATGTTAATAATTCAATTTGGGACAAGCTACAGACAATTGCCAAGTCAAACACGGTTGATTTAATTGAATTCTCTAGAGCACTGCAAAACCGAGCACAAACCGCCGTGACAGAAAGTCATCTCGCTGCCCATCAGGAACACAATGAATGGCATTCCGACAATGCCATATGGCAAGATGAGGTGGCATACTGGACAAAAGAAAACGCTCAAGCGCTAAAAAAGTTAGAAGAGATTGAAGCAATACTTAAGCAACAATCAACTTTGTTAACTAAACATGCCAAAGCTATTCAAGCTCATAGTAAAAAAACTGAAAAACACGAAGAAAGCATGAAGAACGTTGAACAAGATTTTAGTAGCGAGGTTTCTAAAGTAAAAGATGAAAAACAAGCAACTAAACATCTAAAAGAACGTCAAGTACATGCTGAACAGTCAGAGTCACACTATGCTTTAAAGACTCATCACTTTAAAGTAATGGCGATGATCAGTGCACTTCATAAAGAGCTGCAAAAAGCAGATTAA
- a CDS encoding S10 family peptidase, with protein MRKTLALITSLSLLSYLLVLPPAIAQQQDAPKSNSRILPVDTEVVTKHSAKINGKKVSYTATVGTQPVWDEEGSPIASLFYTYYERQDVDKREARPIVYSFNGGPGSASVWMHIAYTGPKVLNLSDEGYPIQPYGVQDNPYSILDVADIVFINPVNTGYSRVLPNEDGEMPSRDKQKESFFGVNADIKYLAEWMNTFTSRKNRWQSPKYLIGESYGTTRVSGLALELQNSQWMYLNGVILVSPTDIGLDRDGPVKQANQLPYFAAAAWYHGVLPQELQEKDLLDMLPEVEAFALDNYLPALAKGAMLSGDAREKMAERVAYYSGISKQAVLDNNLAPSASFFWKELLREQNRTIGRLDSRYLGIDEKRSGDRPDYNAELTSWLHSFTPAINYYLREELKFVTDMKYNMFGPVRPWDRSDNNSGRQLRQAMAQNPYLNVLIQSGYFDGATNYFDAKYNMWHLDPSTQMSNRIEFKGYRSGHMMYLRRADLENANNDIRAFILKSDSKGQPAEYKLEK; from the coding sequence CTTTATCTTTACTTAGCTACTTGTTGGTTTTACCTCCGGCCATTGCTCAACAACAGGATGCGCCAAAATCGAATAGCAGAATTCTGCCGGTCGACACTGAAGTTGTTACCAAACATAGCGCAAAAATCAATGGTAAGAAGGTGTCCTACACCGCCACCGTAGGCACGCAACCAGTATGGGATGAAGAAGGTTCGCCAATTGCGTCGTTGTTTTACACCTATTACGAACGTCAAGATGTAGATAAGCGTGAAGCAAGACCCATTGTTTATTCATTCAACGGTGGTCCGGGATCAGCATCAGTATGGATGCATATTGCTTACACAGGCCCAAAGGTGCTTAATTTAAGTGATGAAGGTTATCCCATTCAACCCTACGGCGTGCAGGACAACCCCTACTCTATTTTGGACGTTGCTGACATTGTCTTCATCAATCCAGTTAACACCGGATATTCTCGCGTATTGCCTAATGAAGATGGCGAAATGCCCTCTCGCGACAAGCAAAAAGAAAGCTTTTTTGGCGTCAATGCCGACATAAAATACTTAGCAGAGTGGATGAACACCTTCACCTCTCGCAAAAATCGTTGGCAGTCACCTAAATACTTAATTGGCGAAAGCTATGGAACTACCCGGGTTTCGGGTCTTGCTCTCGAATTACAAAACAGTCAGTGGATGTATTTAAACGGCGTTATTTTAGTGTCTCCCACCGACATTGGTCTTGATCGTGATGGACCGGTTAAACAAGCTAATCAACTCCCTTACTTTGCTGCAGCAGCATGGTATCACGGTGTTCTTCCGCAAGAGCTACAAGAAAAAGATCTGCTAGACATGCTACCAGAAGTTGAAGCATTTGCGCTTGATAACTACTTACCGGCACTCGCAAAAGGAGCGATGTTAAGTGGTGATGCACGCGAGAAAATGGCTGAACGTGTTGCTTATTATTCTGGCATTTCTAAGCAAGCGGTTCTTGATAATAATCTAGCGCCTAGCGCAAGTTTCTTTTGGAAAGAGCTACTTCGTGAGCAAAACCGTACTATTGGCCGCCTCGATTCACGCTACTTGGGTATCGACGAGAAACGTTCGGGAGACCGCCCCGATTACAATGCTGAACTCACTTCTTGGTTGCATTCATTCACTCCTGCAATTAACTATTACTTGCGTGAAGAATTAAAATTCGTTACCGACATGAAATACAATATGTTTGGCCCAGTCCGCCCTTGGGATAGAAGTGATAACAACTCGGGTAGACAGTTACGCCAAGCGATGGCTCAAAACCCGTATTTAAATGTGTTGATTCAATCGGGCTACTTTGATGGTGCGACCAACTACTTTGATGCTAAATATAATATGTGGCATTTGGATCCCAGTACTCAAATGAGCAACAGAATTGAGTTCAAAGGCTATCGAAGCGGTCATATGATGTATTTACGACGCGCCGATTTAGAGAATGCTAATAACGATATAAGAGCGTTTATTCTTAAGTCTGATTCGAAAGGTCAGCCTGCTGAGTATAAGTTAGAAAAATAG
- a CDS encoding CBS domain-containing protein produces MNINEIMSLNVKTCEAQSSLDDVARLMWEHDCGAIPVVDDDNKPIGIVTDRDIAMAAMLKHKPLWSLTPEEFIYSQKLSCCEQNDSLQNCLDKMRSDGVRRIMVTNADGTLAGIVSIGDIVAFTGNSNMNSTSPSHSVNMGPVVEMLKEVSAHHSQLEKPMTAVKPN; encoded by the coding sequence ATGAATATTAACGAAATAATGAGTCTGAATGTAAAAACGTGTGAAGCGCAGTCTAGTCTTGATGATGTTGCGCGATTGATGTGGGAGCATGACTGTGGCGCCATTCCAGTCGTAGATGATGATAACAAGCCGATTGGTATCGTAACTGATCGAGATATAGCAATGGCCGCCATGTTAAAGCATAAACCGCTGTGGTCACTCACACCAGAGGAATTTATCTACAGTCAAAAATTAAGTTGTTGTGAACAAAATGATTCGCTTCAGAACTGCTTAGATAAAATGCGAAGTGATGGTGTGCGCAGGATCATGGTGACGAATGCCGATGGAACACTGGCTGGAATTGTATCAATTGGGGATATAGTCGCTTTTACTGGTAATTCAAATATGAACAGCACCAGCCCTTCACACTCCGTAAATATGGGGCCAGTTGTTGAAATGCTCAAAGAGGTGAGTGCTCATCACAGCCAATTAGAGAAACCGATGACTGCAGTAAAGCCAAATTAA
- a CDS encoding DUF962 domain-containing protein, which translates to MREVERLITKYGESHTNRTNIMIHAVAVPAIYFVTIGLLWSIPVPEFMQAMKITFAHVLVIPTLYYYFKLSGPIGAAMTLLTLGAFGVIKLLVMFNISVWMFSLGLFVIMWILQFIGHHVEGKKPSFFEDLRYLLIGPAWWWVHWLKRVNISY; encoded by the coding sequence ATGCGCGAAGTCGAGCGGTTAATTACTAAGTATGGTGAAAGCCACACCAATAGAACCAATATCATGATCCACGCCGTCGCTGTTCCTGCTATTTACTTTGTCACGATCGGTTTGTTATGGTCAATCCCTGTGCCTGAGTTTATGCAAGCTATGAAAATTACATTTGCACACGTACTGGTTATTCCTACATTGTATTATTATTTTAAACTTTCTGGGCCAATTGGTGCAGCGATGACGCTGCTCACCTTAGGTGCTTTTGGTGTCATTAAGTTGCTTGTGATGTTCAATATTTCAGTTTGGATGTTCAGCTTAGGCTTGTTCGTTATAATGTGGATTTTGCAGTTTATAGGTCATCACGTAGAAGGTAAAAAGCCTTCATTTTTTGAAGATTTACGCTATTTGTTAATTGGTCCTGCTTGGTGGTGGGTACATTGGCTTAAAAGAGTGAATATCAGTTATTAA
- a CDS encoding flagellar brake protein — MKPTISSADINALLCLLPNTDADMQLIAQAQPVRLKTTYFGTDGQHCLFFRYPASTEVVNTTLLIEPDMHIVIRYVLDEPYGEVVAFKVRILKVIHSPVPMVITSFPSVLQKLGLRSEKRAISGVPVEVVLDEQENKQVEGLIVDISQNGCKLLIPFKTVLQVIQGDEKITLCVELADRTMLLAARVKNARIEKDYHAYGIRFADHDNQLERLLERYMITL; from the coding sequence GTGAAACCTACCATATCATCAGCCGACATAAATGCGTTATTGTGCCTGTTGCCGAACACCGACGCTGATATGCAGTTAATTGCGCAAGCGCAGCCTGTGCGCCTCAAAACAACTTACTTTGGTACCGATGGTCAGCACTGCTTATTTTTCCGATACCCAGCATCAACAGAAGTAGTCAATACGACACTCCTGATAGAACCTGATATGCACATTGTCATACGTTATGTTCTTGATGAACCTTATGGGGAGGTCGTTGCCTTTAAAGTGCGTATTTTGAAAGTGATTCATTCTCCTGTGCCGATGGTGATCACAAGTTTTCCATCAGTCTTACAAAAATTGGGATTACGATCTGAAAAACGCGCTATTTCAGGTGTGCCTGTGGAAGTGGTTCTGGACGAACAGGAAAATAAACAAGTAGAAGGCCTGATCGTTGATATTTCACAAAATGGCTGTAAGTTGCTCATTCCTTTCAAAACTGTACTTCAGGTTATTCAGGGTGACGAGAAAATCACACTTTGTGTTGAATTAGCAGACAGGACAATGCTGTTGGCGGCACGAGTTAAAAATGCACGAATTGAAAAAGACTATCATGCTTATGGCATACGGTTTGCAGACCATGATAATCAACTTGAACGATTACTTGAGCGATACATGATCACGTTGTAA
- a CDS encoding CBS domain-containing protein produces the protein MSVSQYCDKKTSTLTQDSSILEAAQLMRTNHVGEVIIVQRKQGKLIPVGLITDRDLVIEIIAMEIDIDKITLGSIMCLDLITVNHDSSLKKALELMQTNGIRRAPVVDSKGVLFGIINIEGILKVLSQDMTKVLKLFNNERRIEKQFRS, from the coding sequence ATGTCGGTAAGCCAATATTGTGATAAAAAAACAAGTACGTTAACGCAAGATTCATCCATTCTGGAAGCGGCTCAATTGATGCGTACAAATCATGTGGGTGAAGTCATTATAGTTCAGCGTAAACAGGGTAAACTTATTCCTGTTGGACTTATCACTGATCGTGATTTAGTTATCGAGATTATCGCGATGGAAATAGACATCGATAAGATAACCTTGGGAAGTATTATGTGTTTAGATTTAATAACGGTAAATCATGATAGCAGTCTAAAGAAAGCACTTGAGCTTATGCAAACTAATGGAATACGAAGAGCGCCAGTAGTAGATAGCAAGGGAGTATTATTTGGCATTATTAACATCGAAGGCATATTAAAAGTGTTAAGCCAAGATATGACAAAGGTGCTCAAGCTGTTTAACAACGAACGTCGTATTGAAAAACAGTTCCGATCGTAG
- a CDS encoding DUF6279 family lipoprotein, translating into MKKIIVIGLVLLLSGCSTKFVYKNLDWLVYWYVDDFVELSDEQERMVDVKLATWLEWHKNTEIPKYVAHLNELSDDIRLQQISLDKMDYHQQKAAEHWTRLKAKIIPDLVEMAQMLTQEQVDSMFKEIDEMNKDEEKERQELLAKSPEQRQKRSIKRNIKNLERWLGDITSEQESLVENMYGQYHSNGELWLEYRVRYQAELRSLFNKSDRGDEFKAKLNRLLMQPEEYRSELLNQRNDENRNSYKTFLLAVDALATDEQRTHLLSEIADFVEDFSDLAK; encoded by the coding sequence GTGAAAAAAATTATTGTTATTGGTTTGGTACTGCTGCTGTCAGGCTGTTCCACAAAATTCGTTTACAAAAATTTGGATTGGTTAGTCTATTGGTACGTTGATGATTTCGTAGAACTAAGCGACGAGCAGGAGAGAATGGTCGATGTAAAATTGGCTACTTGGCTTGAGTGGCATAAAAACACAGAAATACCTAAATACGTCGCCCATTTGAACGAATTGTCAGATGATATTCGGCTGCAGCAAATAAGCCTTGATAAAATGGACTATCATCAGCAAAAAGCGGCAGAACATTGGACTCGACTCAAAGCCAAGATAATTCCCGATTTAGTAGAAATGGCACAGATGCTAACGCAAGAGCAAGTCGACTCTATGTTCAAAGAAATTGATGAAATGAACAAAGATGAGGAAAAAGAACGACAAGAGTTGTTAGCAAAATCTCCTGAACAACGTCAGAAAAGGTCAATCAAACGCAACATTAAAAATCTTGAACGTTGGTTAGGCGACATCACTAGTGAACAGGAAAGTTTGGTTGAAAATATGTATGGTCAATATCATTCAAATGGAGAATTATGGCTAGAGTATCGTGTTCGATATCAAGCAGAACTCCGCTCATTATTTAATAAGTCTGATAGAGGTGATGAATTCAAAGCGAAGTTGAACCGCTTGCTTATGCAACCGGAAGAATATCGTAGTGAACTGCTCAATCAGCGTAACGATGAAAATCGTAATTCTTATAAGACATTTTTACTTGCAGTTGATGCCCTTGCAACTGATGAGCAAAGAACGCATTTGCTTAGTGAAATTGCTGACTTTGTTGAGGACTTTAGTGACTTGGCCAAATAG
- the polX gene encoding DNA polymerase/3'-5' exonuclease PolX, which translates to MTANNNDIANIFEEIADILTLQGANFYRIRAYRKAAAQLRDMSVDVAEYVEKGQDLSQLPAIGTKLAQKIVEIIQQGRCSALETLREQSPFGLTELLHIPGLGPKRVNALVHVLGVHTQEQLLQAAKDGRVSSVAGLGQKIQANIIHTIESNLKRKTRLSRAIAKQYAEPILAYLKQIQGVEHAVIAGSYRRCKETVGDIDILVTTGNEDSVTHAFINYDQVRDVLSTGPTRSSVILYSGLQVDLRVVPNDCYGAALYYFTGSRSHNIALRLRAKARGLKINEYGVYKDKRHIAGETEESVLAAIDLPWIPPELRENSGEIDAAQQRQLPTLVIRDDIKGDLHSHTTASDGHHSLEQMAEAAKKAGLEYLAITEHSKRLSLVHGLDERRLIEQIDEINQLNSRFKGFTLLKGIEVDILENGELDLSDTVLSKLDLVIGAVHSNFHLSRNKQTERIMRAMDRPHFTMLAHPSGRLLGSREAYDLDMKRIIQHAKQRGCFLELNAQPLRLDLNALHCRMAKSAGVLVSINSDAHQLTDFNNLQYGVDQARRGWLEKADILNTRSLSDLLKLLGHT; encoded by the coding sequence ATGACAGCAAATAATAATGATATCGCCAACATATTTGAAGAGATAGCCGATATTCTCACTTTGCAGGGAGCGAACTTTTATCGTATTCGGGCTTATCGAAAAGCGGCGGCGCAACTTCGTGATATGAGCGTTGATGTTGCCGAATATGTTGAAAAAGGTCAGGATCTGAGTCAATTACCCGCTATAGGGACTAAATTAGCCCAAAAAATAGTCGAAATCATTCAACAAGGTCGGTGCTCTGCATTGGAAACTTTGCGCGAGCAAAGTCCATTTGGTCTGACTGAATTGTTGCACATTCCCGGCCTTGGCCCCAAACGAGTAAATGCGTTAGTACACGTGTTGGGTGTACATACCCAAGAACAGCTTTTGCAGGCAGCAAAAGACGGTAGAGTTAGTTCTGTTGCTGGACTGGGTCAGAAAATTCAAGCCAACATCATCCATACCATAGAATCAAACCTGAAGCGAAAAACGAGACTTAGTCGCGCCATTGCAAAACAATATGCCGAGCCAATCTTAGCCTATTTAAAGCAAATACAAGGAGTCGAACACGCAGTGATTGCCGGCAGTTATCGTCGCTGCAAAGAGACTGTTGGAGATATCGATATATTGGTAACGACAGGAAATGAAGATAGCGTAACTCACGCTTTTATTAACTACGACCAAGTCCGCGATGTGTTGTCCACCGGACCAACCCGTAGCTCCGTTATCTTATATTCTGGCCTACAGGTTGACTTACGCGTTGTGCCCAACGATTGTTATGGTGCAGCTTTGTATTATTTTACAGGCTCACGATCACATAATATTGCACTGCGTTTACGCGCCAAAGCACGCGGGCTTAAAATTAATGAATATGGTGTTTACAAAGATAAAAGACATATAGCGGGAGAAACTGAAGAATCAGTATTAGCTGCGATAGACTTACCCTGGATCCCACCTGAATTACGCGAAAATAGCGGAGAAATTGATGCGGCGCAACAGCGTCAATTGCCTACATTGGTAATACGTGACGATATTAAGGGAGACTTACATTCTCACACTACTGCAAGCGACGGACATCACAGCCTTGAACAAATGGCTGAAGCCGCTAAAAAAGCGGGTCTTGAGTATCTGGCAATTACAGAACATTCCAAACGTTTGAGCCTAGTACACGGTTTGGATGAAAGGCGACTCATAGAGCAAATAGATGAAATCAATCAACTTAACAGTCGATTCAAAGGATTTACATTGTTGAAAGGTATTGAAGTCGACATTCTCGAGAATGGTGAACTAGATTTATCCGATACAGTCCTCTCTAAACTCGATTTAGTGATTGGTGCAGTGCATAGCAACTTCCATTTATCGCGAAATAAACAAACAGAGAGAATTATGCGAGCTATGGACCGACCTCACTTTACGATGCTAGCGCACCCTTCTGGTCGTCTATTAGGAAGCCGCGAAGCTTACGATTTAGATATGAAACGTATTATACAGCATGCTAAACAGCGGGGATGCTTTTTGGAGTTAAACGCACAACCATTGCGCCTCGATTTGAACGCGCTACATTGCAGAATGGCTAAATCTGCTGGCGTATTAGTGAGTATTAATTCCGACGCCCATCAACTCACTGATTTTAATAATCTACAATATGGGGTGGACCAAGCGCGGAGAGGTTGGTTGGAAAAAGCCGATATATTGAATACTCGTTCATTGTCCGACCTGCTTAAGTTGTTAGGGCATACATGA